The sequence below is a genomic window from Nicotiana tomentosiformis chromosome 6, ASM39032v3, whole genome shotgun sequence.
ttatCATTCCACCACTTTTCGTTCAAAGTTGCCATACAAAATATGTAATACTAACTACCCctaaactaaaattaaaaatttgaatagataaaaagtaaaaatctaatctagtaaaatagttaatttctaagtccaCGACAACGACATCAAATATttattgctcccaaacgcacacgcaagtatacgtggtcgacaagtaataatGTGATAAATAGAGTATCATTTttacgaggacttgtgattaactatcaactaaattaaactcaataattaatctattcaagaaATTTCTAAGGTGTGATTATTAACTATAACTACTCTAGAGTCGTAAACTAGGAAACTAGAGAAAATATGTCAGCAAGCTTAGAGACTaattcaatgggagaaaatattctagagctatgggttagctaacaatcccgttgagtcttTCACTTAATTTGTCTAATTAAAttatctagtttattggttgATAAGGTTAAAATTACTCGTAGTATTCTCGTGAAGTACTACTCGCATATTCAAGATAACCTAATGTCTATATTCGTATAGAATTAGGATTAACaggaacgcattaataattcatgtataataaccaCGCAAGGCGATTAGGTGTATCCCTATCATAACCGCAAATCCATTCCCTGTAattcaggttcaagatcttactCTACtcaattctatatgcaatctagaattccctctcccgagttcaatcctagattcgtagatagtattcaattggtgatcaagcaatcaaataattaagcgcgagattgaataaataaatcagtatgataaaataataagaacaattgaaacttcaaactacaacgttcatgtagcacccacaaatctagaactaataaactaagagattaaaggaagaaaagaaaaactagTGGAAAGCTTGCTCCAACTTGGTTTACATTCCGATATGTGAATTTCCCTTCAAAGTGGTGTCCTCTCCTCAAATATTAGGTTTAGAACCAATGTTATACAAGTTAGGAGCGTCTAGGAACCAAAAAAGATCTTCTCCAAGTCGAAATAGGATAATTTCCGAGATGGGGCGACCTGGGCAGCGCGTCGCGCTAGCTTGGGAGCTGAAAATTTTGGTCTTCTGTTTCTAGGGCCACAGGTCGCGCTACCCTGGACGCTACTTGtaaattttcttcattttctagcTCCAACTCATGCGCATTCAATCCATTTCACTCCCAATTaatttctacacatataaatactAAAAGGCAACTCAACTCATTGCAATTACATATTAGAACCGATAAGAAtagagcaaaatgtgaggcgattCTAATATAAAAATACATACTTTTGGCCAAACATTAATAATCCTAAAGTTTAAGAGAGTTGCACGCCCGACTTTTAACTAGTAGTTGGCATGACTATGTTAAAGATAGCGGTGCCCCCACCACCTTCAAATCCTGAGTCTGTAGCCTAGGCTTGTGATATTTTATTATGTTTAGAACTCTACTGTTCTATTGCTTCTCCCATACTGCCACCGTATAAATACATGATGTACACAATTTTATGAGTTGTTGAATAAAAGCTATAAAGGATATATTTCTTGAGTTAATAATATTACATACTGTATTTAAAATTACAAATTTCAAAAGTATTATAATAGGCAAGAAATGGGTGTCTTATGGCTATGGCCACTTATAATTGCACATAAAGAATCACAAATTTCATTTCGTTCTATTAACTCTGTTCAACTCAAATTATCACATAAAATTGGAGTAAACTAACGTTCAATTTGTTCACGCGATATTAATTATATAATGCATGTTACATACGATCTACAACCTTTACAAGAAAACCATTAGTCATTTTTAAAGTGGAATTTGAGAAGAAAACAGGTTCACGATGTTCCTCCATCACCGGCGCCAGCACAAAGTGAAACCTACCTAAGACGGCGGCGACCACGCTTTTGATATGCGTGAAAGCAATCTCTTTCCCTAAGCAGATTCTTGGACCTCCATGAAACACTGGATATGTGAACGAATCCCTAGCCACGAAGGTCCATTCCCCGCCATTTTCTTCTGATCTCTTCAGCCACCTCTCAGGGCGGAACTCCGGCCAATCGGAACCCCACAATTCCGGCGACCTCCCCATTGCATACATATGATAAAAAACAGCCATCCCCTTTTTCACCTTTGTACCATCAGGCAACACATCGTCCTCTGTAGCTTCCCTTCCACCAAAAGGGACTGGAGGGTGAAGTCTCAAACTTTCACAAATTGAAGCGTGGGTATAAATCATGTCCCTAATATTACTACTCTTTTTCTCCTTCACTTCTTTAACAATTCTATCTTCCACATCTGGGTTTTTCAAGACTGACCAGAAATACCATGTTAAAGCTGTAATGACGGTATCCTGAGCGGCCAGAAGGAAGTTTATGGAGGAATCAATAAGGAACTCGTCATCATTAAATTTTCCTTCTGGGTTATTCATTAAGCCAGATAAGAAATCTGATgcatgataatgatgatgatcaGTACCACTACTTACAACCTTCCGCCTGCTTGTGATTATTTCTCTAATAAATCCTCGGATTTCAGAGATGTCACGTCTGAGTCTCCTTTCGGAGCCCATGTTGAAAAATCGTTTGGCTTTCCAAAAAAATGAAAAGATCCTCTTCATGCTGATCTCAAATGCAGACTCGAAAGCGTCGGCGAAATGGGTCGGTGGAAAATTAGGTGAATTGGATAAGTAGGCCAGGTCGTGGCCGAGTGCCATTTGAACTGCAATGTCGAATGTGAATCTGCGTAGGATGTTTTGAAGGTCAACGACAGTATTATTGGCTTCTGCCTTAGAGAGAAGTGGGAGGAGACGATTGGAAATTTCATTTTCCGGAACTACAAAATTGGCAAACTTATGGAATGATCTGGAGTTGAATTCATGGCTAGCCC
It includes:
- the LOC104103499 gene encoding cytochrome P450 94A1-like, with product MGEYDFAFYWLFFLPALLLLFSIYFGSYLIKKFDNNDKDSLPRPYPLLGHLVAILRNRNQNIVEWMCEVVNKSPSATFFLHLPLRQHPHILTSNPANVQHILKTRFEIYHKHRKFGVVLHDLCRDNVFLADGQRWRKFRQWASHEFNSRSFHKFANFVVPENEISNRLLPLLSKAEANNTVVDLQNILRRFTFDIAVQMALGHDLAYLSNSPNFPPTHFADAFESAFEISMKRIFSFFWKAKRFFNMGSERRLRRDISEIRGFIREIITSRRKVVSSGTDHHHYHASDFLSGLMNNPEGKFNDDEFLIDSSINFLLAAQDTVITALTWYFWSVLKNPDVEDRIVKEVKEKKSSNIRDMIYTHASICESLRLHPPVPFGGREATEDDVLPDGTKVKKGMAVFYHMYAMGRSPELWGSDWPEFRPERWLKRSEENGGEWTFVARDSFTYPVFHGGPRICLGKEIAFTHIKSVVAAVLGRFHFVLAPVMEEHREPVFFSNSTLKMTNGFLVKVVDRM